One window of Marmota flaviventris isolate mMarFla1 chromosome 5, mMarFla1.hap1, whole genome shotgun sequence genomic DNA carries:
- the Cdkn2aipnl gene encoding CDKN2AIP N-terminal-like protein isoform X1 — protein MVGGEAAAAVEELVSGVRQAADFAEQFRSYSESEKQWKARMEFILRHLPDYRDPPDGGGRLDQLLSLSMVWANHLFLGCSYNKDLLDKVMEMADGIEVEDLPQFTTRSELMKKHQS, from the exons ATGGTGGGTGGTGAGGCGGCTGCAGCGGTGGAGGAGCTGGTTTCCGGGGTGCGGCAAGCGGCCGACTTCGCCGAGCAGTTCCGCTCCTACTCTGAGAGCGAGAAGCAATGGAAGGCCCGCATGGAATTCATCTTGCGCCACCTGCCTGATTACCGCGACCCGCCCGACGGCGGCGGCCGCCTGGACCAGCTGCTGTCCCTCTCCATGGTCTGGGCCAACCATCTTTTCCTGGGCTGCAG ttacaaTAAAGACCTTCTAGACAAGGTGATGGAAATGGCTGATGGTATTGAAGTGGAAGACCTGCCACAGTTTACTACCAGAAGTGAATTAATGAAAAAG